Sequence from the Flavobacterium sp. TR2 genome:
GAAATGGAAGTAAAAAAAAGGATTCAATTTTGAATCCTTTTTTTTCATTTTATATTCGGGCTTCATTCCGTAGGAATGTCTCGTTGGTAGAAAAAAAACAGCCAGATATTTTGCGTTCCGTAGGAACGTTTGATATGCAGAATCGAAAAAAAATCTCAAAACCAGACATTCCTACGGAACGTAAAAATCCATGATAATATAATTTTCCGCCAACGAAATGTTCCTACGGAACAAAGTAGAGTAAAATAAAAATGGCTGTTTCTATTTTTGAAACAGCCATTTTTATTTCGTTGAATTTCGAATTTAAGACTTAAAATTCGAAACTTTATATGTTTTTCCGTCTCCAGTTTCTTGAACCACTTTTGTTAAAGATTCTGAGTTTTGGATTGTTTTGTCAAAACTTACAGTTGCAGTTTTTTTATCAAAATCGACAGTTGCTTTTTCAACTCCGTCAAGGTTTGCCAATTCTTCTTCGATTGTTTTAGCGCATCCAACAGCGCAAGTCATTCCGTCAATTGTAAAACTCGCTGTTTGTAAATTTTCAGCAGCGATCGGTTTGTGTTCTTTTGGAGCGCTTTTTTCTGCGTTTACCACTTCAAGACTTTTGTCTTCTGCTTTTTTGCAGCCAACAAACACTAAACCGGCGATTGCTGCAGCGAATAAGATTTTTGAAATTTTCATTATATATAAATTTAAAATTGCGAATTATATTGTTGCAAAATTAATAAAAAGAGAGAGGTCAGTTTGTAAAATAATTACAAATTTGCAGTAAAATGCGATTTATGGAAACAAAACAGTTAAAGTGGATTTACTTAACGATTCTTTCTCTTATTTGGGGAAGCTCTTTTATTTTGATAAAAAAAGGATTGGTTGGTTTAACCGCTGTTCAAGTAGGATCGTTTCGAATTATTTTTGCTGCTTTGTTTTTGCTGATTGTAGGTTTTAATAGTTTGAAAAAGATTTCGCGACGCCAATGGAAATTTGTTGCCATAACCTCTCTTTTTGGAACTTTCATGCCCGCGTATCTTTTTGCCATTGCAGAAACTCAGGTAAATAGCTCGATTGTAGCGATTTTAAATTCGCTAACGCCTTTAAATACATTGGTTTTAGGAATTATAGCATTTGGGATTCAGTTTCAAAAACGACAAGTTTTAGGTGTTTTTGTTGGACTCGTAGGCTGTTTGCTTTTGGTTTTAAGCGGAGATTCTTCGAGTGGAACTCAAAATTATTTATATGTGCTGCTGGTTGTAATCGCAACCCTTAGTTATGCTATAAACGTTAATCTGATTAAGAAATATTTGCACGATTTAAATTCAGTTAGCATTACAACAGGAAATTTTGCGGTTTTGCTTTTGCCTGCATTAATCATTTTAAGCACAACCGATATTAGCCAGAAAATACATTTTGCAGAGACGCAGCATTCTATATTTTTTGTTGCTATTTTAGGTATTCTGGGAACTGGAATCGCCAACATTCTTTTTTTTAAACTGATTCAGATGTCATCGCCCGTTTTTGCAACATCTGTGACATATTTAATTCCGATTGTAGCATTCTTCTGGGGATTGCTAGACAATGAATTCCTCACGCCAATTCAGTCTGTTGGCGCTTTTATTATTTTGATTGGAGTTTATTTATCGGCTAAGAAGTAGATTTCAATGTGAAATGCTGCTTGTAAAAGGTAAAATGTAATTTGAAGCGTATGCCTTTTTGAATGATCCCGAAACTTCGGGAGAAGGGCTTGCTAATTGGAATGGACTTCTCCCGAAGTTTCGGGACCGCTCAGCCTGACAAAATAGAGTATAAAAAAAGCTTTGTCAAAGTTTGAAACTTTGACAAAGCTTTATAGAGTCTCATTTTTTAAGACTGAGAGAGAACCTTTGTCTCTTTGAGCCTTTGCAACTTTGAACCTTTTATAAAAAATCTTTCTCAGAAACTCCCTCGTTAATCTTGATATCAGACATTTTAATATCCAATTCAAAACCAACATTCTGAACTAAGTTAAAAGGAACTTTAACGCCTTTTACTTCTTTGTAATCATTGAAATTAGTGATTTGTTCAACTGATTTTCCTCCTTGTTCGCGAACTTTAGATTCGGCAGTTTTTAAACCTGATTTAACGTCATAATAATACTTTGTTTTGCCGTCTTTAATCACGTAAGCATCATTTCCATTAATCGGTTCGATTCCTTCCACTTTTAGGTCAGTTCTTTTTACAAGCTGCAGTTCTTCAAAAGGAGCGGCATTGGCTTTCATTTCGGCTAAATCTTCTCCTTCAAGGTTTTTTCTTTGGCCTTGCTGTTCTACGTATGCGCCTTTTTCGTTAACCACCTGTTTCATTAAATTCATAGTTCCCATAGAGAGCGAAACCATCATTTTTCCTTTTGAATCTAATTTAGATGTAAAAGTTAATGGAGTAGGAGCTTGCGGAATTGTTGTAGAACCATTCATGAATAATGTTTTTACGGCCGTAACTGCTTTTTCTCCGCCAATTGCATTAATGTAGTTTTCAAAAACTGTTTTTGCGCTAATATCTTTTGGTGCTTCTTTTTTTGCGGACGGTTTTTCAACAGGATTTCCGTATTTGTCGAAATAGGAAATCGGAATCTGCAGTTTTTCTAAACCGGGAATAACATCAGCTCCTTTTCCAACAATAACAATTCGCATATTGTCCAATAAAAAGTATTTGTTGGCAACGCGATAAATATCGTCGGCAGTAACATTGTTGATGGTCTGAATGTATTTTTCGTAGAAATCGGCAGGAAGTTTTTCAGTTTCGATGTTTAAAGCGTAACGTGCAACAGCTTGAGGTTTTTCTACCTGCATTACAAATCTTCCGATATATCCTGCTTTTACGTTTCTTAAAACTTCTGGATCAACTCTCTCTGTTCTGATTCTTTTGATTTCTTTTACAAATTGAACAACAGCACTATCTGTCACTGTATTTCTAACGGCAGATGAAGCTTTAAATTTTGTAACATATTTTCCGCTTCCAATGCTAGAATTTGCTCCATACGTCCAAGCGTGCTGCTCACGTAAATTCATGTTTAAATAGCTGTTGAAATCGCCTCCTAAGATTTGATTGGCAATAACAGCTGGGAAAAAATCTGGATCGCTCATTCTTAAATTGACCGTATTTACCAATGAAATTTCAGATTGAACGGCGTTTGGAACGTCAACAAAATCTATTTCTAAATTCGAAACATTCGTCGGATTTGGATAAGTATTTTTTGGTGCCGCTTGTTTTTTCCATCCACTGAATAATTTTTCAACGGCAGTTTTTACTTCTTTAAATTTAACATCGCCAATAACTACTAAATAGGCATTTTCTGGAACGAAATAAGTATTGTAGTTGCTTTGAACATCTGCAAGCGTGACATTTTTTACAGTCTCTTCAGAAAGATATTCGCCTGTTGGATGATTTTTTCCGAAAGCTAAAACATCAACCACTCTATTTGAAATGGCTGGAACACTTTTTTCATCTGCTTTTAAGCCTTCTAAAAGCTTTGCTTTTTCCTTGTCAAATTCTGCCTGAGTAAAATTAGGCTGTAAGGCACCTTCTGCCAAAAGCTCTAAAACACGTCCAGAATATTTTGATAATGTACTTGCATAAGCACCTTGTGAAGTGAAATTGATATTGGCTCCATAAAAATCAATTTCTTCGTTAAAAGCCTCTTTAGCTGTTTTTTTAGTTCCGTTTCCTATTAGGCTGCTGGTCAATTCGTCTACGCCTTTTTTATTGCCTTCAGTAAAAGGAGCATTGTCTAAAGTAAGCGTGTAGCTAACTCTAGGCAATTTGTGGTTTTCAACAACCAAAACCTTCATTCCGTTTGATAAAACGAAGCTCTGCGGTTTTTTGATGTTGACTACTGGGGCATTTCCTGGTTTGGGTTGTGGACGATCTTGTGCTTGCATAATTCCAGTTAGGAAAATAAGGATTAAAAAAGGATATATTTTTTTCATGATTCGATATGCTTAGTTTTGAGATTTGGCTGTCGGAATATAATCTAAAATCAAACGTTGATTAGGGTTTAAATACTTTTTGGCAACTTCTCTGATCTCCTCTCTTGTGATAGAATGATAGATGTCAATTTCGGTATTGATTAAATTAACGTCGCCGTAAAGTAAATAGTACGAAGCAAGATTCTCTGCAATTCCTTCTACGCTGGCATTTGCATTTACATAGTTATTATCGAATTTGTTTTGTAGTTTCTCATAATCTTTCTCAGAAATAAGGTCTGTTTGAATTTTTACAATTTCCTCATCCATTTCTTTTAAGATATCTGCGGTTGTGTTAGGAGCCATTGGCAATCCATATAAAATGTAAACTCCGTAATCTTCCTGACTGAATCCGACAGCGCCAATTTGCAGCGCCATTTTTTTGTCGTCAACTATTTTTTTGTAAAGCTTAGAGCTTTTTCCATCGCTTAAATAAGAAGAAATCAAGTCTAAAACTCTAGCATCTCTAGTTTTCATTGATGGCGTTCTGTATGAGGCTACAATCATTGGAATTTGGATGTTTGGATCCTCGTAAGTAGCTGTAATTGGCTGCGTGATTGGATCTTCAACATACGTTTGTTTTTTAACTTCTTCGCCTCTCGGAATTGGTCCAAAATATTTCTGGATCCATTCTTTTGTTTTTGTTTTTTCAAAATCGCCAGCTACGACCAAAACAGCATTGTTAGGCGTATAGAATTTTTTATTGAATGCCTGAAACTCTTCAAGAGTTGCGGCATCCAGATCCTTCATAGAACCAATGGTTGTCCATCTGTAAGGATGCTTTTTAAACATATTCTTTTTAACCTCAGGAAGAATATTCCCGTAGGGCTGATTGTCGTAGCGCATTCTTTTTTCTTCTTTTACGACTTCATTTTGGGTGTCAACACCAATTTTATTGATAATAGGATGCATCAATCTTTCAGATTCCATCCATAAACCAAGTTCTAGGCTGTTAGAAGGGAACACTTCATAATAATACGTTCTGTCATCTGAGGTATTGGCATTATTTACCCCGCCATTTGCGGTAACTATTTTCATCCATTCCCCACGTTTTATATTTTGGGTTCCTTCAAATAATAAATGCTCAAAGAAGTGTGCAAATCCTGTTCGGTCAGGGCGCTCGTCTTTTGACCCCACATGATACATTACGGAAGTGATGACAACAGGTGCTGACGGGTCATTGTGTAAAATGACGTGCAATCCGTTGTCTAAATCGTATTCTTCAAAAGCTACTTTTTGGGCATGAGCCACTCCACCAAGCATTAATGCAGCACTTAACATCACTATTGATTTTTTCATAAAGATTAATAATTTTAAAATATCAACAAGAGTAGGTAGACAAAAGTTGATTTTGGTTACATCAAAAATAGTTTTTTTTAGTTATGAATTGCAGATTTGTTTTTAAATAAATGCTATTTTAACAATCTTTTACTTTAAATTATTTCGGTTTTCTTTGTGAAACTGCTTGAAAAACAAGGTTTTTTCAGTTGAAAATATTTTTGCTTTTATAGATTGCACAGTAAATTATTAGTTGTATATTTGCAACCTTAAAAATCAATAAATCAATTTGATATGTATGCAATCGTAGAGATAGCAGGGCAACAATTTAAAGTAAGCAAAGACTTAAAGGTTTATGTTCACCGTTTAGCCAATGAAGAAGGTTCAAAAGTTTCTTTTGACAAAGTTCTTTTATTAGATGACAATGGAAATGTAACTTTAGGCGCCCCAGCTATAGAAGGTGCTTCAGTAGAAGCTAAAGTGTTACAACACTTAAAAGGAGATAAAGTTATCGTTTTCAAAAAGAAAAGAAGAAAAGGATACAAAAAAAGAAATGGTCACAGACAATATCTTACTCAAATTGTAATTGAAGGTATTACTGCAGCAGGAGGAACAAAAAAAGCAGCAGCTAAAAAAGCAGTTGTAGCAGAAGAAGCAGCTACTGAAGAAGTAGAAGCTCCAAAAGCAAAAAAAGCAGCTCCAAAAGCAAAAAAAGAGACTACTAAAGAATAATAACAATATTTAAACTCATACGTCATGGCTCACAAGAAAGGTGTCGGTAGTTCGAAGAATGGTAGAGAATCAGAATCAAAACGTCTAGGCGTTAAGATTTATGGTGGTCAAGCTGCTATTGCTGGTAACATCATCGTTAGACAAAGAGGTTCAAAACATAATCCAGGTGAAAACGTTTACATCAGTAAAGATCACACTTTACACGCTAAAGTTGATGGAGTTGTTAAGTTCCAAAAGAAAAGAGATAACAAATCTTATGTATCTATTATCCCATTCGAGGCATAATAATCATAGATTGCTTTTTATAAAAGACCCGTTCTGAAAAGATCGGGTTTTTTATTTTTAATTCATAGGGTTGAGTAAAAACTGCATTTGCAAGAGTGGGGATAAATAGATATCTTCAAACTTTTAAATACTATAAGTTGAAAAAAATATTCTTATTTGCCCTTTTATTCTGCATAAACACTTACGGTAAAGTTGCATCAGATAGTATTGCTGTTCATTTGAATGTGTTAAACAATAAGCAGAAGAATGTTCTGTATGAATTTGAAGCCATTAAAAAAAATGGTTTCAATACAGACCGATTTTGGAACAAGCATAAAAAAGAGTTCTCTGGTTTAAGCGATAATCTACGCAATGAATTGGCTAAGGAGATTTTTCTAAATTCAGATATTGTTTATGTGCCGCAAAAAGATTCTGCGGTACAATTATGGATGCAAACCCAATTGCTTACCAACTGGATGTTTTATCTTTCTGCATTTATCGCTATTTGTGCTGTTGTTGCTTTATTTAAAAAGTATTGGAGTCTGCTTATTCGGTTTTTAATAGATCGTTTGGCTCCCTTAGTAAAGATTTTGTTTTCGCCTATCCTGCTGACTCTTGAATTGCTTTTAATTGGAGCAGTTTGTGTTATTTACGGCTCTATGGTTGAGGAATTTGTGCTGCGAACCGTAATTGTACATCTAGGATTGTTTTTATTATGGAGTCAGTCTACGGCTTTATTTACAAGAGAATACTGGATTAAGAAATATGTGTACGAAATAGAAAATAACTTTTGGGGCAATGATTCTTGGGAAACCATAAAAACAATCTGTTTGCCGGCTTTTATTGTTACACTCGCGCTTTTGTACGTATTGTATAAAGTTCCTGCCGATATTTTTTATAATTATGAAGTGGTTTTATCGGCAATTGCAACAGTTTATGCTTTGCCGTTTTGGCGTTCTTTAGAAAAATATATCTATCCTGTTTTATTTCCCTTTTATAAAGAAGATTACAGAGAAAGAAGTGTAAATTCTCTCGCTGCCTGTACGGTTGTTGCGGTTATTGCCACAATAGTGTTTGTGCTGCAAAGAAATGCTGTCTTTTATAATATTATTTCGGCTTTAATAAGTTTGTTGATTTTGTCATTTTTGATACTGTCATTAAAAATGAATCATAAGCACAGTTCTAGAAACTATTATTTTATACAATTTGTTACGTTTCTTTTTTTCGGTGCTGTTTTCGCATACGGCTTTTATTTTCGCTTAAACGAAGCGATCTGGTTTGTTATTATTGGAGCAACTTTGTTTATAATTATAAAGTATATGGAGGTTTTTTCTTTTTTCTCAGACTGGAAAAGAGGGCGAGGCTGGGCTTGGAAATTGCTAGGTTTAGCTTTGCTGTTATGGCTGTTAGGTAAAGGAATCTTGGTTTTTTCTGCCCAAATATTTGCAGTTTAAGTTATCTGTAAAAGAAAAAACCTTTGCCGAAGTTTTAAGCTTTGACAAAGGTTGCTGAGTATTTTTAAAAATTGTAATTTGAACTATTTATTCCTCCGTATCTTTGGTTTCTTCGAGATCTTCGGTTTTCTTGCCCACTTTTACTTTCGGATTGTCTTGAGTGCCAGTAACTGTTAACGGAATTCCGAAAATGCCAAAAGGAGGTAATCCTAAACGCATTTTTAAGTTTAATTTTCCATCCAGACTTGTTGTTCCTTCAATTCTTGGTCTAAAGCCTGCAAATTTAAATTTAAAACGTTCTACGGTTATAATATTGTTCTTTACAGTTGTCTTGATGTCAACTTTAGAAAGATCAGGATTTTTCATCGATTCAGAATTCGTTTGCTTGCTTACGGCATTAAACATTTTCAAGCCTCTCACTTTTACATCTTTTACAGAAAGTGTTCCGCCTCCAACAAGCGAAGGGTAAACAGGATCCATGTTTTTGTCTAAACGGCCTTTTAATTGATAATCTAAAGAAACAATTCCCTGAGCTTTTTCTGCCGCACTCGCCATTTTTCTAAAAACTTCGATTTCATTATAGGCTCTTTTAATATCAAAGTCAATAGCTTTTATAGCATAGTCAAAATTGGCTTTTTGAGGGGTTACGGCTTGGTAATTGGCATTCATAGAAACGTTGCATCCAATTAAGTTAAAACCAGTATTCTGCATGGTTAATTTGCCATTTTTCATGGATAAATTTCCAGTTGCATTTTGAAGATTCAATTTGTCAAAATATACTTTTTGAGCATTGGCAAATAATTGCAGATTTAAGTTGCTCGGAATAATAATAACGCCAGTCTGTGTGTTTTCAGATTGTTTTGTTTCTGTTTTTGGAGCAGAGCTCTGCGTTACTGCTGTATTAGAATCAACGCTAGACATGAATTCGTCTACATTGATGTATCGCGAAGTAACTTTAAAAGAACCTCTCAAAACGCCTGTATTGGTTGTTACGTAATTGAAAACGTTCTGTAGATATCCATTCATTTTAAAATCAGACTGTCCGTATGCCGCAAGGAAATTGTTGAACGACATTTTATCCTGATTGATTTTGAAGATTCCTTCTTTGATGATAAATTTCTTTGGGAGATATTCAGAAGCAATTCCGATATTTCTTAATTCAAGCGTTCCTTTATTGTTTAATTTGCTGTAATTTCCTTTTTCGGCATCGCTTTGTTTTCCTTTTAAAGACAGATCGGCTTTTACAAAACCGTCTAGATCAAGGCCTTTTTGAGAGAAAACTTTATAAATTCTGCTAATGTCCAGCTCGCCTTTTGCTTTGACATCATAACTCAAATCGTCAAAATTGCTTAAATCAGCCTGAACAAAAACAGGTTTTCCTTCAAAAGTAAATTGAGTTGGCTTTAAGCTTATCTTCAAATCTCCAAATGTTCCTTTTTGGTTTTCGATTTTCGATTTAATGGTAATGTCTGTAATTGGGTTCGGATAATAAGGTGTTTTTAAGTATCCGTTTTCCAAATTAATCGTTCCGTTTGTAACAGGGAAACGTTTATTCTTCTGGTCAAATACTCCATTTGCTTTTACGTCTCCTGCCAAAATTCCTTTCAATTCAATATCTGGAATTCCAAGGGCTTTCATTAGTTTTTCAAGATCTATTTTGGCTTTAAAATCAGCGTTAACATCTGGCGTGTTTACGCCTTTAACCAAAAACTTCGATTTTAAATAATCTTGATTAATGTTTAGCGATAAGTTTTTTGCGTCAACAATTACCAAATCTGGATTTAGAGAAGGTACAGTTGTTTTAACGTCTAAATTTAAGTTTGAAACGGGAAATGCGCTTTTGTTATAATTGACAAATCCGTCAGTTACTTTTATGTCTAAATCTAAATCGGGAGCAATATTTTCAGAAGTAATATATTTTCCTTTTAAAGTCAGCAGCAGATTTGTATTTCCCTTTAGTTCTGTTTTAGAAAGCCAAGTAATGTATTTTGGCGGTAAAGCCGTAAAAACGTCATAAAGTTTGCTATTATCCGATTTGATGACAAAATCCATATTGTAGCCATCCTTCAAAAAGTCAAATTTGCCTTTGAAATCGACCAAAAGCTGGTTAATTTTAAGGTTATTCTGCTGGAAAAAGAAAGAAAGCGAGTTGATATTTACTTTTGTAATCAAATCGGCATCGATTTTTTTGTTCATCAAATACGGTTCATCTTCATAAACTATATTTAGCTTTTCGATGTTTGCTTTAGAGTATAAATCGAAGACCGCTTTGTTTAAATCTCCTTTTCCTAAATAGTTAAATCCGTAGGCGTCAAAATGAACTTTAGTAGACTTGTCATCATAAACAATTTTACTGTTCAGAATCTCAATTCGCTCTAATTTCAGTGCAGTTTCAGAACTGTCTTTGGCTTTAGAAGCCTGTTCTTGCGATTTATAAATGTTGTAATTTGCTTCTCCGTTCGGATTCACTTTTACATTTATAAAAGAATCCGACAAATAAATCTGATCAATTTTTACCGATTTGCTAAAAATCAGACTTGCAACATTTATTCCAAAAGAAACCTCTTTTGCTGTGATGAATTTTTCGTTCGTATATGGAGCCGAGCCATTCAGGCTTAAGTTGTCTAAGGTTAAAGTAAGTGACGGGAAATGGTGGAAAAATGACACCGAAACATCAGAATAATTTAATTCTGCGCTTAATCTTTCGTTGGCTGTTTTCTTAATTTGTTCTTTAATCTGATCCTCAAAGACGATAGGCGTTAAAAATAATAATCCTATAATAACCGCGAAAGTTATTCCGAAATATTTCGCAATTTTAAAAACGATTGATCTGGATTTACTTTTCTCCATAAGGGATTGTGGTATTTAAGTATGAAAATAGAGTTGAAAAAAGAGCGTTATTTATCCGTGAACGGTTTCACTTTTACCATAATTGGTAATAATAGAACCTTCATATTCAATCCATTCCTTCCAGCGTTTATCAATATCAATATTGTCTTGATATTTTCTGGCAAATCCTAAAAAAGTAGTATAATGTCCTGCTTCAGAAATCATTAGGTCACGATAAAACTTAGCCAATTCTTCGTCTTTAATATTTTCTGAAAGCACCTTAAAACGTTCGCAGCTTCTAGCTTCGATCATTGCCGAAAACAGCAATCTATCGCAAAGAGCATCTCGTCGGCTTCCGTCTTTTTTCATGAATTTAAAAAGCTCATTTACATAATGGTCTTTTCGTTCACGTCCTAGTGTAAGTCCGCGTTGTTTTATAATGTTATGAACCATCTGAAAATGTTCCAGTTCTTCTCTTGCAATTTCAAGCATTTCGGTTACCAATTCTTCAATTTCAGAGTTGTAAGTAACGATGCTAATCGCGTTTGAAGCCGCTTTTTGTTCGCACCAGGCGTGATCCGTTAAAATTTCTTCGATATTAGACTCTACGATATTTACCCAGCGAGGGTCTGTAGCTAATTTTAGTCCCAACATAATTTCCCAGCATTTAGATTTTGCAAAATTAGTGATTTTTTACGACCGAATATCTGGAAATTGGGTGCAAATCCGCGGAAAAAAGCATTATTTTGTAATGTGAAACAAATATTATGGATCAGATTAAAAAACTTTTAATTATTGGATTTGTCTGGCCTGAGCCAAAGTCTTCTGCGGCAGGAGGGCGAATGATGCAATTGATCTCTATTTTTAAGGAAAATGGATTTGAAATTACATTTGCAAGCGCAGCTCAGGACAGCGATTTTATGGTTGATTTATCTGAATTTGGAGTAATAAAAAAAAGCATAGAACTCAATTCTTCTAGTTTTGATGATTTTGTAAGCGATTTAAATCCCGATGTTGTCCTATTTGACCGATTCATGATTGAAGAGCAATTTGGATGGAGAGTGATTGAAAATTGTCCAGAAGCGATTAGAGTTCTAGATACAGAAGATCTGCATTGTCTGCGAACAGCGAGACAAAAAGCTTTTAAGGAAAAGAGGGCTTTTGAGCTTCCTGATTTATTGTCTGAGGAAGTGGCAAAGCGTGAAATTGCCAGTGTTTTAAGATGCGATTTGTCTCTTATTATTTCTGAGTTTGAAATGAATGTTCTAAAAGATGTTTTTAGAATTAATGAAGATTTGCTTTTTTATCTTCCTTTTTTGGTTGATGAAATGAAAGAAGAAGAATTATTAAAATTGCCTTCTTTTGAAAACCGAAATGATTTTGTTTTCATCGGAAATTTTCTTCACGAGCCCAATTGGAATACTGTGCAATATTTAAAAGAAGCGATTTGGCCTTCCATAAAAAAAGATTTTCCAGAAGCTGTTTTAAGAGTTTACGGAGCGTATCCTTCGCAAAAAGTATTGCAATTGCATCAGCCTAAAAATGGTTTTTTTATTATGGGAAGGGCAGAAGATGCCAATGAAATTGTAAAAAATGCAAAAGTAGTTTTAGCGCCAATTCGTTTTGGAGCAGGATTGAAAGGAAAATTATTAGAAGCTATGCAATGCGGAACGCCAAGCATCACAACATCTGTTGGGTCTGAAG
This genomic interval carries:
- a CDS encoding glycosyltransferase family 4 protein; protein product: MDQIKKLLIIGFVWPEPKSSAAGGRMMQLISIFKENGFEITFASAAQDSDFMVDLSEFGVIKKSIELNSSSFDDFVSDLNPDVVLFDRFMIEEQFGWRVIENCPEAIRVLDTEDLHCLRTARQKAFKEKRAFELPDLLSEEVAKREIASVLRCDLSLIISEFEMNVLKDVFRINEDLLFYLPFLVDEMKEEELLKLPSFENRNDFVFIGNFLHEPNWNTVQYLKEAIWPSIKKDFPEAVLRVYGAYPSQKVLQLHQPKNGFFIMGRAEDANEIVKNAKVVLAPIRFGAGLKGKLLEAMQCGTPSITTSVGSEAMHGGLPWNGFIENNPEEFAKKAIELYKNENLWKEAQKSGIEIINKCYQKNNYLSQLILSVNSLLIDYKSHRLHNFMGNLLQHHAYKSTMYMSKWIEAKNKN